CGTAGGCTCTGGCTCCTGGGAAGGCCGTCTTTGCCAAGAACGTCTCCCAAGAACGTCTCCTACAAGGGAACCACGCGCGTGCATCTGGCGGGACGCTGGAAGCAGGGATGCAAGGAACCTCTTTGGGTGGTGCTCCTGATCCATGATGATATTGTTATAATGCTTCCTGCGCATCACAACAGGAGGCATCGCACATGGCACGTCCCGCTCGTATCGTCACGACGTTCGCTGTCCGCATTGCGGCTCGAATTGGATCGTTAAGAACGGCAACGCCAATGGGAAACAGACCTATCTTTGCCGTGAGTGTCACCACCGGCACACGCCGGACGCCCAGCGGCACGTCTATCCGGAATCGGTGCGCCGACAAGCCGTCACGCTGTATTGCGAAGGAACCAGCATCGAGGCGATCAGTCGCATTCAATCGGTGAAAGTCGGAATCGTGACGTCGTGGATCAAAAAAAGCCCGATGGGCGTTAGAGACCGTCCAACGGCGCATGGACGCCGCCGCTCCGACCAACGGGGATTCGCTGGACGCTCGCCCGCCGGAGAAGGTCGATGCCATCGCACTCGATGAGATGTGGACGTATGAGAAGGCGCGGAAGGAACCCAAACGGCAGAGCGTCTGGATCTGGACGGCGGTCATCGAAGAGAAGAATTGTCCGCACCGCGTGTTCTACAAGGTGGGCGACCGAAGCGAGGAAACGTTCTTGCGACTGGCGGATCGTCTGCCGCTCTCAAAGGCGTATTATACGGACGGCTACGAGGTGTACGGGTGGCTGCCGCGCGCCGTCCATCACGTCGGCAAGGACGGTCCGGTCAACAGGAACGAAGGGATTCATTCGATCCTGAGGGATCGGTTGTGCCGTCTGCGTCGTCGGACGAAGGGCTACACAAAAGAGAGTTGGTGGCTCCGCGCTTCGCTTGCGATGATCTGCCTCCATCTGGGCTGGATCTAGTATCATCATGAGTTAGGAACACCGGTCAGGGAAACCGCTTGACAGCCTTCTCGGCGATGTGACACAATAGCCCCCGGCGGTTGTGAGGCGTGTCCGGAGAACCCCTTTCAGTGCCTGAGTGGAGCCGGTGAGCGCACCTGAGTTCACCCCGTTGTGCGGATCAGGATCGCGCAGTTCCGTGCCTCGCCGGTTCTTCCGGATGTGCTCCCGCAGTACGACTGCTGGTGTTCGACGCGTCCCCTCCGGTCGGTTCCCCGACGTGGACCGTCTCCACGACGATGTCCCTGGAGTCGCGTATGGATCGACGTAAACTCTTCCTGGGCTTGGGCTGGCTGGGCGTACTGCTGGGGGGCGTTGGCAGCGGGCTCTTCATGCTCGTGCGCTTCCTTTTCCCGCGCGTGCTGTACGAGCCACCGACTCGGTTCAAGGCGGGCGCTCTGTCGAACTACCCGCCCGACCCCACTGGGAAGATCAAGGTCTACGAAACCTTCAAGACATCCGAACGGGTCTGGATCGTTCACGGCGACGATCCGACGACCGGCAAGCACGGCATCTACTCGCTTCTCGCCGTGTGCACGCATCTGGGCTGCACGCCGCGCTGGCTCGAGAACGAGGCAAAGTTCAAGTGCCCGTGCCACGGAACGGGGTTCTATGCGTATGGTGTGAACTTCGAGGGACCCGCCCCACGTCCGCTGGAGAAGCTCGACTTGCGAGTCGAAGATGGTGAACTGGTCATCGACAAGGCGAAGACCTATCGATGGGAGCGGGGCGAGTGGGAGAGACCCGGGAGTATCATCGAGACGCCGCGTCCCATCGTTTGACGCGGTGAGTACTGAATACTGGATGAGTCGCGATCGACAAGGGCTCGGACAGCTAGCGCGGCAGCGGAGGCAGGGATAGAGGCATGGCATTTTGGTCGACGATCCGGGATCGCATCACCGGCACGCAGGTGTGGAAGTCGATGTTCCGTCACGACTACCGCGACACGCCGCGCAACCGGTCGCTGCAGGTCCTGAACAACGTCTTCTTCCACCTGCACCCCGTGCGTGTCGCGAGGAGCGCTGCCAAGGTGCGGTTCACCTGGTGCATGGGCGGCATCACCTTCCTCATGTTCTTGGTATGCACCGTCACCGGCGTGCTGCTCATGTTCTACTACCGACCCACTGCCGAGTACGCCTACAACGACATCAAGTCGCTCCAGTTCGACGTGCCGTTCGGAATGCTGCTGCGAAACATGCACCGTTGGGCAGCCCACGGCATGGTGATCGCTGTCTGGCTCCACATGCTGCGCGTGTTTATGACCGGATCGTACAAGAAGCCGCGCGAGTTCAACTGGGCGGTCGGGGTCATCCTGTTGGTCATCACGCTCTTCCTGAGCTTCACGGGTTATCTGCTCCCGTGGGACCAACTGGCGTACTGGGCGGTGACCGTCGGGACGAACATGGCGAAGGCGCATCCCGGAATCGGAGCCGAGGGGCCCTTGACGCCGCAGTTCATCACGTCGTCCAACGACGTGCGGTTCGCGCTATTGGGCGGAACCATCGTAGGTCCAACAGCGCTGCTGCGGTTCTATGTGCTCCACTGCATCTTCGTGCCGCTCATCGCGTCGGTGCTGATGGCGGTTCATTTCTGGCGCATCCGCAAAGACGGTGGCATCTCGGGTCCCATGTGACGAAGCCGTCGAGTACCTCTTGAGGGCGTGAGATGTTCGAGAGCATCGATCTCAACAATCTGTGGCTGATCATCAGCAAGCCGGACAATATCCCCGTGCTCGGCCTGTACCCGCTGCTCGCGTTCTTCACGGGGTGGGGCTTG
The nucleotide sequence above comes from Candidatus Poribacteria bacterium. Encoded proteins:
- a CDS encoding IS1 family transposase; the protein is MDAAAPTNGDSLDARPPEKVDAIALDEMWTYEKARKEPKRQSVWIWTAVIEEKNCPHRVFYKVGDRSEETFLRLADRLPLSKAYYTDGYEVYGWLPRAVHHVGKDGPVNRNEGIHSILRDRLCRLRRRTKGYTKESWWLRASLAMICLHLGWI
- a CDS encoding DUF4405 domain-containing protein, whose translation is MAFWSTIRDRITGTQVWKSMFRHDYRDTPRNRSLQVLNNVFFHLHPVRVARSAAKVRFTWCMGGITFLMFLVCTVTGVLLMFYYRPTAEYAYNDIKSLQFDVPFGMLLRNMHRWAAHGMVIAVWLHMLRVFMTGSYKKPREFNWAVGVILLVITLFLSFTGYLLPWDQLAYWAVTVGTNMAKAHPGIGAEGPLTPQFITSSNDVRFALLGGTIVGPTALLRFYVLHCIFVPLIASVLMAVHFWRIRKDGGISGPM
- a CDS encoding Rieske 2Fe-2S domain-containing protein, which gives rise to MFDASPPVGSPTWTVSTTMSLESRMDRRKLFLGLGWLGVLLGGVGSGLFMLVRFLFPRVLYEPPTRFKAGALSNYPPDPTGKIKVYETFKTSERVWIVHGDDPTTGKHGIYSLLAVCTHLGCTPRWLENEAKFKCPCHGTGFYAYGVNFEGPAPRPLEKLDLRVEDGELVIDKAKTYRWERGEWERPGSIIETPRPIV